From the Homo sapiens chromosome 1, GRCh38.p14 Primary Assembly genome, one window contains:
- the TMED5 gene encoding transmembrane emp24 domain-containing protein 5 isoform 3 precursor (isoform 3 precursor is encoded by transcript variant 4) — MGDKIWLPFPVLLLAALPPVLLPGAAGFTPSLDSDFTFTLPAGQKECFYQPMPLKASLEIEYQVLDGAGLDIDFHLASPEGKTLVFEQRKSDGVHTCIRSKNGPGTAVHAYNPSTFRGQV; from the exons ATGGGCGACAAGATCTGGCTGCCCTTCCCCGTGCTCCTTCTGGCCGCTCTGCCTCCGGTGCTGCTGCCTGGGGCGGCCGGCTTCACACCTTCCCTCGATAGCGACTTCACCTTTACCCTTCCCGCCGGCCAGAAGGAGTGCTTCTACCAGCCCATGCCCCTGAAGGCCTCGCTGGAGATCGAGTACCAA GTTTTAGATGGAGCAGGATTAGATATTGATTTCCATCTTGCCTCTCCAGAAGGCAAAACCTTAGTTTTTGAACAAAGAAAATCAGATGGAGTTCACAC GTGTATAAGAagtaaaaatgggccaggcactgcggttcacgcctataatcccagcactttccgaggccaag